The nucleotide window AGGATGCGGCTCGTATCCAGTTCGGAGAGAAGCGCGGTGGAGGGTTTACGCTGCCACGCCATCATGAACCAGACCGCGTCAGGCCGCGATTGCGCAAGGGCATCCTGCACCGCCTTCGCGCCGGCGCCTTCAGGCACATCGCCCGCGGTGCCGCCCTCCTGAAAGATGTTCATGTCGTAGAGAGGGGCGTCGCCGAAGAGCTCATGCTGATGCCGATAGTACGAGGCAGCAAGCTTGGCGAACCATGGGTCGCGTGGGTCAATCCATCCGGGTCGTGTGAAGCCATTCCATTCGCCCTGCGGAATGACGTGTGCGCCGGCATGGCGAGCGGCGAAGTCGGCGGGGACAATGCCGTAGTAGCCCGGCAGGACGGGAGCAATGCCGAGGCGGCGAAGTGAGGTGAGGATGCGTTTCGCGGAGTCCGCGCGCTTGTGCAGGAGCTCGAGCGAAATGGGCTCATTGAAGCAGCACATGTTGCCCATGAGCTGCCAGTTCTGGTGTGCAGGCTGGGTAATCCAGCGGCGAATATCTTCGTCCGAGTAGCCGGCATCGCGGAAGGTTTCATAGAGGACAAGATCGGTGCCTCGCTCGATGAGAACCGCATTGATGCCGCTCATGGCCAGAACGTCGATCTCGCGCTGCCAGCGGACATTGTCCCAGTAGGGCGAGGAATAGCCGTCCACATTTTCATTCAGAGCGTAACGCCAGGGATAAAGCGTGGGCTTTTGGATGGGCTCAGCCGGTGCATGCAAGATCAGGCTGCGGGCTCCGATCTGGAGACCGTTTGGCGAAACCTGGAGGTGAGCCACGTATTTGAGATACCAGTTCACGCCAAAGAGCAGTGTCGGTGTGGTGGCGGCTTCGACGCGAATGTGGCCGTCCGTTCCGCTGATGCGGAAGCCATCCTGAGGCGCAGGCTTCAGGACGAGTGTGAACTGGGGTGCGAGAGCAGGCATCAGCCTTTGCAGCACTTCCTGTGCGGCCTGCGTGGACGGGCTTGTCGGGGCTGCGAGAGCAACGGGAAGCAGGGCAGTGCAAAGGATGGCAACGATACCAAAAGATGACAGAGAAAAGAGTCGGCGGAAAGCCATGGGTATCACTGTATCGAAGAATGCGCGGGCCTGGGTGGATAAGCGACGAACATTGGCAGGGATGGTAGCCTACCAACGATGAAGTTGAAACTTGCTGCCATCCGTTCGGGTACCGAGCCCATGGGGAGCCTTCCCGGAGGCTCCTTTCACCGCTGGATCGATCCACCGCTGGTGTGCCCGAAATGCGATGTGACGTATAACGTGGCAGCGGAGTGGGACCACGCTGTGGACAGATTTTTCGAGGACCAGGCTGGGCCTCTGATCCGCTTGCTGAAGAAGACGATTATTCTTGGCCACGCGCACGGGCACAGAATGACGCACCTCGAGACCTCGGGTGTAGTCGTAACGGCTGTGACGTCTGAGGGCGTGGTGCGGCTGGGGTAGAACTCGGTTGTATCCACGGAGACCACCTGATCCCTGCAGGAACAACTGAGATATTGTCATGCCTCCACTGCGCAGTATTCTGCTCAGTCCCCCATCCCCGGGCCCGGCGTTATCTCAGAAATAGGGCAGCCATGCTAGTGACCACCACCGCCACGCGCCTGTCCGGGTAGCTTCGGTGGCTTGCGCATGATGAAGGGCAGCGGGATCAGGCAGGCGATAGCCATGCTGAGGGCCCAGAATGCGTTCTGGTAGCTCAGCATCGATGACTGCCGTAGCAGCATTTGATAAGCCTGTCCCGTGGCGAGCGAGGCCGCCTGATCCGCATTCTGGCCGAGATGCATGAGCGCGGTTTTCGTCGAATCGAGAAAATGCGTATAGGCGGCGCTGCCCTGGACGACGTGTCCTGCGAGATCGGACTGGTGTGTCTGCTGCGTGCGCTGGATGAACGTGGTCAACATGGCGGTGCCCACCGATCCGCCGAGATTACGCGCAAAATTCGAGAAGCTGGAGATCTGGTTGTTCTTGTCTCGTGGAACGCCGACGTAGTTCAGCGTACTGATGGGAATGAAGACGAAGGAAAGCCCCATCACCTGGAACATGCGCCAGAGCACGATGGTGCCGAAGCTGACATCGAGATCGAGACGCGTGAGGTTATAGAGTCCGGCGGCGGTGATGAAATAACCGATGGCGACGAGAAGGCGCGCGTCGATCTTGCCGCTGCCCACAAGGCGGCCTGCAACGGGCATCATGAACATCAGTACGACTGCGCCGGGAGAAAGCGCCATGCCCGCACGCTCGGCCGTGTAGCCCATCAGCGATTGCAGAAACTGGGGAATGAGCACGGTCGACCCGAAGAGCACCATGCCGAGGATGAACTGTAGAAAGACGGCCGTGCCGAAGTTGCGGTTGCGTAGCAGCTTCAGATCGACGATGGGATCGGGATGTCGCCACTCCCACCAGATGAAGAACAGCAGCGCGCATGCGGCCAGGATCGCGAAGAGCGTGATGTGCGGATCGCCGAACCAGTCTTTTTCCTGGCCTTTATCGAGAACGACTTCCAGGCAGCCGACACCGACAGTGACAAGGCCGAGTCCCATGGTGTCCACGCGGCCAAGGGTCTGCTTCTTCGCCTTCAGATACGGCGGGTCCTCGACCATGCGCTGGCTGAGATACATGGAGAGCAAACCGACCGGGACGTTGATGAAAAAGATCCAGTGCCAGTTGAAATTGTCGGTGATGTAACCGCCGAGCGTGGGACCGATCGCCGGAGCGCAGACCACCGCCATGCCGTATACCGCGAAGGCCTGGCCGCGTTTGGCAACGGGGAAGGTATCGGCGAGGATGGCCTGTTCGCTCGGGGCAAGACCGCCGCCTCCAATTCCCTGCAGAATGCGGGCGAGGATCAGGATCGGTAGCGTAGGCGCAAGTCCGCAGAGCATCGAGCAGACCGTGAACAGCGCCACGCAGGCCATGTAGAAACGTTTGCGTCCGAAACGCGCCATCAGCCAGCCGGAGATAGGCAGGATGATCGCGCTGGAAACGAGATAGCTGGTGAGGACCCAGGTGGCCTCTTCCTGGCTGGCGCCGAGCGATCCGGCGATGTGCGGCAGCGCGACATTGGCAATAGAGGTGTCGAGGACCTCCATGAACGTGGCAAGTGTGACGGTGAGAGCAATGGCCCACGGGTTGTGGGCGGGCTTCCAGTCATGAATATCCGGGGGCTGCTGGGGCAAAGCGATCCTCGCCGGAAGATGCCGGCCTTGAAGAAAAGTCGTTAGGCTAGATGGATTTTATCGCAGTAAAGTTGCAGAAATTTGCACGGGTCCACAGCGTCCGGTTTCGGACGATCATCATGAAAAATGAACAGCGTGCGCAGACGAGGCATGGAGGAGAAACGCATTTTCAACACTTTGAGGTGGCCTGGTTTGGCATTACGGATGCACTCACCTCACTGCCCCTCAAGGAGAGATATGCACGCCATTTTGAGCGATATCCGATTTGCACTCCGTCAGCTTCGCCGCGCGCCCGGTTTTGCCGTCACCGCTGTGCTGACACTGGCCCTGGCGATCGGGGCGAACTCGGCCATCTTCACGCTCCTCCATCAGGCGCTATTGCGGGCGCTGCCCGTGCAGAATCCTGCGCAGCTGGTCGTGCTGAGTTTCGCCGGCGGAGCCTCCGGCCATGTCCATGACGAAGGCGGCGACACTCCGGACCGCATGCACTACTTTACGTATGCCGACTACACGGAGTTGCGCGATCGCAACGCGGTGCTGAGTGGACTCGCGGCATCGGAGCCGCTGACACTCGGAGTGAAGTGGGGTGAGCAGGCCGAACAGGCGAGCGCGGAGATTGTCAGCGGTAATTACTTCCAGATGCTCGGAGTGCAGGCAGCCGCAGGCCGGTTGCTCGAAATGTCCGATGACACCGCTCCCGGCGCGAATTCCGTGGCTGTGCTCAGCTTCGATTATTGGAAGCGGCGGCTGGGTGAGACTCCGGTAGCAGGAAAGACGCTGTTGATCAATGGCCATCCCTTTACCGTGCTGGGCGTAGCTGCACCAGGCTTCCACAGTATCGTGTGGGGGCGCACGCCGGAGATCTGGGTGCCGCTGAGCATGCAGAAGACCGTCGAGCCGGATTGGGATTATCTGACCGATCGCAGTAACTACTGGCTGACGCTGACCGGGCGGCTGAAGCCCGGAGTGACGGCGGTACAGGCCGAAGCAGCGATGAATCCGCTCTTCCATGCGATCCGGCTGGAGGATTTTCAGTTCCTGCGCAACCGTTCGGCCGCCGAACATAAGAGCTTTGTCGATCGCAGTCATTTGCATATCGATGATGGTGCTCGCGGCTTCTCCCCCATGCGCGATGAGCTGCGCACGCCGCTGACCATCGTGATGAGCATGGTGCTGCTGGTGGTCGTCATGACGGGCGTGAACGTGGCGAGCCTGCTGCTGGTGCGCGCCGCTACGCGCGTGCGGGAATTCTCCATGCGGTATGCCTTGGGAGCTACGAATACGCAGGTCGTCCGCCAGCTGCTTGCCGAGGGGCTGCTGCTGAGTCTGCTGGGGGCGCTGGTGGGACTGTTGCTGGCGCCGCAGGTGCTGCGGGCATTGATCGCCTGGATGGCAGGACGGACGCCCGAGGCGTCGCCCTTCACTGCGGAGATCGACTGGACGGTGATGGCATTTGCCGGTGGCGTGACGCTGTTCGTCGGATTGATCTTCAGCTTGGCGCCGGCGCTCCAGTTCTGGAATCCGCGTCTCGCAGAGTCGCTGAAACAGCAGGTCGGCACAGGGACCGGCGCCGCACTGCGCTTTCGCAAAACCTGCGTGATGCTGCAGATTGGTTTCAGCCTCCTGCTGCTGATTGGAGCGGGATTATTTGTGCGTACAGTGCAGAATCTGAAGGCCACGAATCCGGGTTTTGCCACCGACCACGTTCTTTCCTTCGATCTGACGCCCGAACTCGCGGGGTATCCGGAGGCCGAAGTGCCTGCGGTGGAGAAGCAGGTGCTCGATGCGCTCGCGGTCGTTCCTGGGGTAAAGTTCGTGGGCGCGACCAACGATGCCGATCTGGTTGGGAATGGGGTTTCGGGCGATGTCTCCGTGCCAGGCATGGGCCCGAAGAACGACGATTTCGATTCCGAGCTGCCATGGGTGAGCGACAGCTATCTGCAGACTCTCGGTGTGCCGCTACTCGCGGGACGGTATTTCAATAGCGGAGACACCGCCAGCTCCGATCACGTGGTAATCGTGAATGAGAAATTCGCCAAGCGCGTCTTCGGCAGTGCGGCCGCTGCGCTCGGACACCACATGACCCGCCCGTTCAAGCCAGGAGATCCTGCCGGTGGCTGGAACATCGTCGGTGTGGTCGGGGACGTGCGGCATGAAACTGTGCGTGACAACCCGACTGTGACGGCCTATCGCCCCTTTCTGCAGGCGGATCGGCCTGACAGCCTCACAATCTATGTCCGGACCTGGCAGTCGCCGGACACCGCCTCGGCATCCATCCGCGAAGCTGTGCGCCGTGTCGATAGCCGGTTGATTGTGGAGGACATCGCCACGCTCGATACCCGTATCGACGACAGTCTTTCGAATGAGCGGGCGATTGCGCTGCTGGCCGCAAGCTTCGGCATCCTTGCGGTGGTCATGGCCGGAATCGGCGTCTACGGCATTCTGGCCTACACGACGGCCCAGCGCACACGCGAGATCGGAATCAGAATGGCATTGGGTGCGCGCCGCGGAACGGTGGTGGGGCTCATCCTGCGCGAGGTGTTGATCCTGGCAGGCATCGCCATTGTGGTGACCGTGCCGCTGGCGCTGCTGGCATCGCGGGCGCTCCGCAGCCAGCTCTACGGGGTTTCTGCGTCCGATGCGGCCGTGTATAGCTTGGCGGTGCTGGTGATCGGCGGTGTGGCGCTTCTGGCCGCCTTGCTGCCGGCGCGAAGGGCGGCGTCCATCGAACCTTCGCGGGCGCTGCGCAACGAGTAGAGTCTTTCATCTATCCAAAGCCCATGGATGCCGAGGCTCGCAATTGCGGCGGGCCTCGGATCATCTATCGAAGTCTTCGGCCCATGGATGAAACACGCTGTAGCACGTCAGTCAGCGACAGGGACGCTTTCACGCAGCGCGGCGCGATGACCGCTGGCGACCGCTCCTGTGTTGGGAGCGAGGCGCAGTGCATCGACGAGCGAGAGCAGTACGAGCACTGAGACCAGCAGCATGGCAAAGTGGAAGTCATGGAGCGAAGGCTGCGGCAGGTGCTCGCCGCGGAACCATCCCGACGCGCGGACAAGCGCTGCGCCCGTCGCCACTCCCATGCTGCCGGAGAGCTGGACAACCGCGGAGAAAAAGCCATTGGCGCGGCTCATATGTGCGGGCGGGATGTCGGCATAGGCGAGTGTACTGATGGCGGTAAATTGCAGCGAGCGCAGTGCTCCGTGCGCAAAGAGTACGGCGCTGATGATCCAGGGCGACATCTCGGG belongs to Silvibacterium dinghuense and includes:
- a CDS encoding DHA2 family efflux MFS transporter permease subunit; translated protein: MPQQPPDIHDWKPAHNPWAIALTVTLATFMEVLDTSIANVALPHIAGSLGASQEEATWVLTSYLVSSAIILPISGWLMARFGRKRFYMACVALFTVCSMLCGLAPTLPILILARILQGIGGGGLAPSEQAILADTFPVAKRGQAFAVYGMAVVCAPAIGPTLGGYITDNFNWHWIFFINVPVGLLSMYLSQRMVEDPPYLKAKKQTLGRVDTMGLGLVTVGVGCLEVVLDKGQEKDWFGDPHITLFAILAACALLFFIWWEWRHPDPIVDLKLLRNRNFGTAVFLQFILGMVLFGSTVLIPQFLQSLMGYTAERAGMALSPGAVVLMFMMPVAGRLVGSGKIDARLLVAIGYFITAAGLYNLTRLDLDVSFGTIVLWRMFQVMGLSFVFIPISTLNYVGVPRDKNNQISSFSNFARNLGGSVGTAMLTTFIQRTQQTHQSDLAGHVVQGSAAYTHFLDSTKTALMHLGQNADQAASLATGQAYQMLLRQSSMLSYQNAFWALSMAIACLIPLPFIMRKPPKLPGQARGGGGH
- a CDS encoding ABC transporter permease, which produces MHAILSDIRFALRQLRRAPGFAVTAVLTLALAIGANSAIFTLLHQALLRALPVQNPAQLVVLSFAGGASGHVHDEGGDTPDRMHYFTYADYTELRDRNAVLSGLAASEPLTLGVKWGEQAEQASAEIVSGNYFQMLGVQAAAGRLLEMSDDTAPGANSVAVLSFDYWKRRLGETPVAGKTLLINGHPFTVLGVAAPGFHSIVWGRTPEIWVPLSMQKTVEPDWDYLTDRSNYWLTLTGRLKPGVTAVQAEAAMNPLFHAIRLEDFQFLRNRSAAEHKSFVDRSHLHIDDGARGFSPMRDELRTPLTIVMSMVLLVVVMTGVNVASLLLVRAATRVREFSMRYALGATNTQVVRQLLAEGLLLSLLGALVGLLLAPQVLRALIAWMAGRTPEASPFTAEIDWTVMAFAGGVTLFVGLIFSLAPALQFWNPRLAESLKQQVGTGTGAALRFRKTCVMLQIGFSLLLLIGAGLFVRTVQNLKATNPGFATDHVLSFDLTPELAGYPEAEVPAVEKQVLDALAVVPGVKFVGATNDADLVGNGVSGDVSVPGMGPKNDDFDSELPWVSDSYLQTLGVPLLAGRYFNSGDTASSDHVVIVNEKFAKRVFGSAAAALGHHMTRPFKPGDPAGGWNIVGVVGDVRHETVRDNPTVTAYRPFLQADRPDSLTIYVRTWQSPDTASASIREAVRRVDSRLIVEDIATLDTRIDDSLSNERAIALLAASFGILAVVMAGIGVYGILAYTTAQRTREIGIRMALGARRGTVVGLILREVLILAGIAIVVTVPLALLASRALRSQLYGVSASDAAVYSLAVLVIGGVALLAALLPARRAASIEPSRALRNE